The proteins below come from a single Eubacterium limosum genomic window:
- a CDS encoding transketolase family protein: MSKKSTRQAYGEYLAVLAEKNKDIVVLDADLSGATKTSEFKKVMPERHFNAGIAECDLMGMSAGLATTGKIPFASTFAIFGAGRAFEIIRNSICYPKLNVKIALTHAGISVGEDGGSHQSVEDVALMRAVPNMTVLVPADATETQRMMDAAVAIDGPVYIRLGRLDTNVIFDEDYEFEVGKASALKEGHDLTIMAMGLMVEKALEAADILKAEGISARVLNMGSIKPIDREAIEAAAKETGAIVTAEEHSIIGGLAGAVCEVLAETTPAPVEKVGVMDQFGQSGKALELLEKYNLTTGAIVEAAKKVVARKAK; the protein is encoded by the coding sequence ATGAGTAAAAAATCAACAAGACAGGCGTACGGCGAATATTTAGCAGTGCTCGCCGAAAAAAATAAAGATATTGTGGTTCTGGACGCGGATTTATCCGGCGCGACCAAAACCTCTGAATTTAAAAAGGTGATGCCAGAACGTCATTTTAACGCCGGTATCGCAGAATGCGACCTCATGGGCATGTCCGCTGGCTTAGCCACCACAGGCAAGATCCCGTTTGCCAGCACCTTTGCCATTTTCGGCGCTGGCCGTGCTTTTGAAATCATCCGCAACAGCATCTGCTATCCAAAGCTGAACGTGAAGATTGCCCTGACCCATGCGGGGATCTCCGTCGGCGAAGACGGCGGCTCCCACCAGTCTGTGGAAGACGTTGCCCTGATGCGCGCGGTTCCGAACATGACCGTTCTGGTACCGGCAGACGCCACTGAAACACAGCGCATGATGGACGCAGCCGTTGCCATCGACGGCCCGGTCTACATCCGCTTAGGCCGTCTGGACACCAACGTGATCTTTGACGAAGACTATGAATTTGAAGTCGGCAAGGCATCCGCATTAAAAGAAGGCCACGACCTGACCATCATGGCTATGGGCTTAATGGTTGAAAAGGCTCTGGAAGCCGCTGACATCTTAAAGGCAGAAGGCATCTCCGCCCGCGTCCTGAACATGGGCTCCATCAAACCCATTGACCGTGAAGCCATCGAAGCAGCCGCCAAAGAAACTGGCGCCATCGTCACTGCTGAAGAACACAGCATCATCGGCGGCCTGGCCGGCGCAGTCTGCGAAGTTCTGGCAGAAACCACTCCGGCACCGGTTGAAAAAGTCGGCGTGATGGATCAGTTCGGCCAGTCCGGCAAAGCGCTGGAACTGCTTGAAAAATACAACCTGACTACTGGCGCCATCGTGGAAGCCGCCAAAAAGGTCGTGGCACGCAAAGCCAAATAA
- the alr gene encoding alanine racemase, giving the protein MDLFDDFSVVPAHRPTWAEIKLENLLFNLEQIKKAVGPEARIMGVVKADAYGHGVDVAELLQDEGVPWLGVAFLDEAIALRQKGIDRCDLFILGYTGADQIPELVEWDVTPGVYQLEFAQALSDYCVVNGSVHPVHIKVDTGMGRIGFRWDEAVEAVLKIAEMPGIRIEGLYTHFATADEGDKDFTHLQLMRYAQVVKALSDKGVEIPLKHVENSAAIIDFDKTVFNMVRPGIILYGHYPSDEVKKEKLGLKPVMSFKTRIVHIKTIHAGDSVSYGRKFTAECDRKIATLPVGYADGYSRMLSGKGAEVLINGYRAPVVGNICMDQCMVDITGLEGVSLYDEVELFGENLPAEELAEKLGTISYELLCMVNKRVPRIYDFMGEKHLEVEILNDGFFGGL; this is encoded by the coding sequence TTGGATCTTTTTGATGATTTTAGTGTAGTCCCGGCCCACCGGCCTACCTGGGCGGAGATCAAGCTTGAGAACCTGCTCTTTAACCTTGAGCAGATAAAAAAAGCGGTAGGGCCAGAGGCCCGGATCATGGGCGTGGTCAAGGCGGACGCCTATGGCCACGGCGTGGATGTGGCCGAGCTCCTGCAGGACGAGGGCGTGCCCTGGCTGGGAGTCGCTTTTCTGGACGAGGCCATCGCCCTGCGCCAGAAAGGGATTGACCGCTGCGATCTCTTTATTCTGGGCTACACCGGCGCCGACCAGATTCCAGAGCTGGTGGAATGGGATGTGACGCCTGGGGTTTATCAGCTTGAGTTTGCCCAGGCCCTCTCGGACTACTGTGTGGTCAATGGCTCGGTGCATCCGGTCCATATCAAGGTGGACACCGGCATGGGCCGGATCGGCTTCCGGTGGGATGAGGCGGTGGAGGCGGTCCTGAAGATCGCAGAGATGCCGGGCATCCGCATCGAGGGGCTTTACACCCACTTTGCCACTGCGGATGAAGGCGACAAGGACTTTACGCATTTACAGCTCATGCGCTACGCTCAGGTGGTCAAGGCGCTTTCCGATAAGGGCGTTGAGATTCCGCTCAAGCATGTGGAAAACTCAGCCGCCATCATTGATTTTGATAAAACGGTTTTTAACATGGTGCGGCCGGGCATCATTCTCTACGGCCACTACCCCTCAGACGAGGTGAAAAAGGAAAAGCTTGGGCTAAAGCCGGTTATGAGCTTTAAAACCAGAATCGTCCATATCAAGACCATTCACGCGGGGGACTCGGTGAGCTATGGACGAAAGTTCACGGCTGAGTGTGACCGAAAAATCGCGACACTGCCGGTGGGCTATGCTGACGGCTACAGCCGGATGCTCTCCGGAAAGGGTGCGGAGGTACTGATTAACGGCTACCGCGCGCCTGTTGTGGGGAATATCTGTATGGACCAGTGTATGGTTGATATTACAGGCCTTGAGGGCGTTTCGCTCTATGATGAGGTGGAGCTTTTCGGGGAGAACCTCCCCGCCGAGGAGCTGGCTGAAAAGCTGGGCACCATCTCCTATGAGCTGCTCTGTATGGTCAACAAGCGGGTTCCCCGCATTTATGATTTTATGGGTGAGAAACATCTGGAGGTAGAGATACTGAACGATGGATTTTTTGGCGGCCTCTGA
- a CDS encoding transketolase — MENLEKTAKGIRRDIVKMIGKAASGHPGGSLSAVEILSLLYFEKMNVDPKDPKKADRDRFVLSKGHAAPVLYATLAAKGFFDASELDNLRQVGAILQGHPDMKKIPGVDMSTGSLGQGISAAVGMALGAKIDAADWKTYVLLGDGELQEGLVWEAAMSAAHYKLDNLIAFVDNNNLQIDGAITDVMSPYPIDEKFAAFGWNVINIADGNDFDQLREGLEKAYACEGKPSVLVCKTVKGKGVSYMENNAGWHGKGPNAEQVEIALKELED, encoded by the coding sequence ATGGAAAACTTAGAAAAAACAGCAAAAGGTATCCGCCGGGATATCGTGAAAATGATTGGTAAAGCCGCTTCCGGTCATCCGGGTGGATCTTTATCAGCAGTTGAAATTTTGAGCTTGTTATATTTTGAAAAGATGAACGTTGATCCAAAGGATCCTAAAAAAGCAGACCGCGACCGTTTCGTCTTGTCAAAGGGCCATGCCGCACCGGTTCTGTACGCAACCCTGGCAGCAAAGGGCTTCTTTGACGCATCCGAACTGGATAACTTACGTCAGGTTGGTGCCATCCTTCAGGGCCACCCGGACATGAAGAAGATTCCGGGTGTGGATATGTCCACCGGTTCTCTGGGCCAGGGTATCTCCGCTGCTGTCGGTATGGCGCTGGGCGCTAAGATTGATGCGGCAGACTGGAAAACCTATGTGTTACTCGGCGACGGCGAACTCCAGGAAGGCCTGGTCTGGGAAGCTGCCATGTCCGCAGCCCACTACAAGCTGGACAACCTGATCGCCTTTGTGGATAACAACAACCTGCAGATCGACGGCGCCATCACAGACGTTATGTCACCGTACCCGATTGATGAAAAATTTGCGGCCTTTGGCTGGAATGTCATCAACATCGCAGACGGCAACGACTTTGATCAGTTGCGCGAAGGCCTTGAAAAAGCTTATGCCTGCGAAGGCAAGCCTTCTGTTTTAGTCTGCAAAACCGTTAAGGGCAAGGGCGTTTCCTACATGGAAAACAATGCTGGCTGGCACGGTAAGGGACCAAACGCGGAACAGGTTGAAATTGCACTGAAAGAACTGGAGGATTAA
- a CDS encoding 5'-methylthioadenosine/adenosylhomocysteine nucleosidase, producing the protein MIGIIAALKDEVRDIKNNMTQVETSEKAGMTFYKGMLYSKPVVAVMCGVGKVNAALCTQALADLFNVDCVINVGVGGAVAKGLTVGDIVISKDSVQYDMDASAFGHPRGEIPNMDITFFPADERLIKLAKEAAAQVGAAALVGRVMTADLGVDSQALKQELTELFGGACVEMEGAAIGQAAYINHIPYIVIRSISDNADGNLVETYQNNFQMSVVNAAKMVLEMVKNY; encoded by the coding sequence ATGATCGGAATCATTGCGGCACTGAAGGATGAAGTGCGGGACATTAAAAACAACATGACACAGGTCGAGACCAGTGAGAAGGCGGGAATGACCTTTTATAAGGGCATGCTTTACAGCAAGCCGGTGGTGGCTGTGATGTGCGGCGTGGGCAAGGTCAACGCGGCGCTGTGCACCCAGGCTCTGGCAGACCTTTTTAATGTGGACTGTGTGATCAATGTGGGCGTGGGCGGCGCTGTGGCCAAAGGCCTGACCGTGGGCGACATTGTGATCTCGAAGGATTCGGTCCAGTATGATATGGACGCCTCAGCCTTTGGGCACCCCAGAGGTGAGATCCCCAACATGGACATTACCTTTTTCCCGGCCGATGAGCGGCTGATTAAACTGGCCAAAGAGGCGGCAGCCCAGGTCGGGGCGGCAGCCCTGGTGGGCCGTGTGATGACCGCTGACCTGGGGGTTGATTCTCAGGCGCTCAAGCAGGAGCTGACCGAGCTTTTCGGCGGGGCCTGTGTGGAGATGGAGGGCGCGGCCATCGGCCAGGCAGCCTACATCAATCACATTCCCTATATCGTGATCCGCTCCATTTCAGACAATGCGGACGGTAACCTGGTAGAAACCTACCAGAATAATTTCCAGATGTCTGTGGTCAACGCAGCCAAGATGGTGCTGGAAATGGTTAAAAATTACTAA
- a CDS encoding YitT family protein, with product MENKIKDNKVARTIFEYVGILFGTFMTALAANMFMIPNKLAPGGFSGLATVLYYVTGLPVGTVTFVFSVATQLISLKVLGKSVGLKSFVCTLAYGVLVDVMAGVIPPFSDDVLLASIFAGVLYGVGMGVLYRMGGSGGGTDLLARMLHKVTKRLTLSTWIMCIDFCVVLFAGIAFKNISIMLYSIIVLFLYTQVMDFVIAGNNYAKAANIVSDKSPEICERIRTDLNKSATIFHAYGAYSGQSKDVVYCIVYRNQIAKLKSIIYEIDPNAFVTLADTQEVLGAGFKNFNGE from the coding sequence ATGGAAAACAAAATCAAAGATAATAAGGTCGCCCGTACCATTTTTGAGTACGTGGGCATTTTGTTCGGGACATTTATGACAGCCCTGGCTGCCAATATGTTCATGATTCCCAATAAGCTGGCACCCGGGGGCTTCAGCGGGCTTGCCACTGTGCTCTACTATGTGACGGGGCTGCCGGTTGGGACGGTTACCTTTGTATTCTCTGTGGCCACACAGCTGATCTCGCTCAAAGTGCTGGGCAAGAGCGTGGGCCTCAAGAGCTTTGTCTGTACCCTGGCCTACGGGGTTCTGGTCGATGTGATGGCAGGTGTGATACCGCCCTTCTCAGACGACGTCCTTCTGGCCAGTATTTTCGCCGGCGTCCTTTACGGGGTCGGCATGGGCGTGCTGTACCGCATGGGCGGCTCCGGCGGCGGGACAGACCTGCTGGCCCGGATGCTCCATAAGGTCACAAAGCGCCTGACTCTGAGCACCTGGATCATGTGCATTGACTTCTGCGTTGTCCTCTTTGCGGGGATCGCCTTTAAAAACATTTCGATCATGCTTTATTCCATCATCGTGCTGTTTTTATACACGCAGGTCATGGATTTTGTCATCGCGGGCAACAATTACGCCAAGGCGGCCAACATTGTCTCAGACAAAAGTCCGGAAATCTGTGAGCGCATCCGCACAGACCTCAACAAGAGCGCCACGATTTTTCACGCCTACGGCGCGTATTCGGGGCAGAGCAAGGATGTGGTTTACTGCATTGTCTACAGAAACCAGATCGCTAAGCTCAAAAGCATCATCTATGAGATTGACCCGAACGCCTTTGTAACCCTGGCCGATACCCAGGAGGTGCTGGGCGCAGGGTTTAAGAATTTCAATGGAGAATGA